A DNA window from Salvelinus sp. IW2-2015 linkage group LG4q.1:29, ASM291031v2, whole genome shotgun sequence contains the following coding sequences:
- the LOC111961673 gene encoding mediator of RNA polymerase II transcription subunit 15 isoform X3 codes for MCKPHSDLRKAAIRNTASSLPEIYTKKKTSAMEVPGLDSDWRSPAFRQKVVAQIEEAMRKAGTAHTKSSNDMENHVYVKAKSREEYLSLVARLIIHFRDIHKKAQGGGPDPMNALTNLPGVPGVPGGIGMGPRPPGAPMGGMGQMQMGQHAVAGNPQSIGGPGQMQMQQIAQQQAQQQSIQFQQFQAQQQQTAMQQQQQTAMQQQTAMQQQTAIQQQQFQVQQQMKLQQLQQQHHQNQQLQQQHQNQQQQQAQNQQQQNQMHPSRHQQQQIQLQLQQQHAQSIQHMVQQQQQQQVQSQSQPQPTQLPPHSQQQQGMVPQSLAGQMAPTQHVPISSLSQQQQQQQQLKIQALQARALQQQQQQQVQQAQQAAQQAQQAAAQAQLAAAVPGQMMMPRIGMQIPPRLPRAASNPAIPPNSAAVGGQQLPQVQQHQMMSSPSPVQVQTPQSMPPPPQPQPSPQPPSSQPNSVSSGPTPSPGGFQPSPSPQPSHSPATARTPQNYGVPSPGPLNTPGNPSSVISPVGASQLEDQQYMEKLKQLSKYIEPLRRMINKIDKNEDRKKDLSKMKSLLNILTDPSTRCPLRTLQKCEIALEKLKNDMAVPTPPPPPVPCTKQQYLCQPLLDAVMANIRSPVFNHSLYRTFAPAMTAIHGPPITGPTIVARKRKHEDDDRQTIPNILQGEVARLNAKFLVNLDPSFCSNNGTVHLICKLDDKNLPSVPPLQLSIPADYPDQSPQWADDGQVYGANPFLKNVHRNMTSKLLQLPDKHSVTALLNTWAQSVRQACLSAA; via the exons ATGTGCAAACCGCACTCCGACCTGCGAAAGGCAGCAATACGCAACACAGCGTCTAGTCTGCCGGAAATTTACACGAAGAAGAAGACGTCTGCAATGGAGGTCCCAGGACTAGATAGCGACTGGAGAAGCCCTGCATTCCGACAGAAAGTTGTTGCACAAAT TGAAGAGGCGATGAGAAAGGCTGGGACTGCACACACAAAGTCCAGCAATGATATGGAGAACCATGTCTATGTCAAAGCCAAATCTAGA GAAGAATACTTGTCCCTGGTAGCAAGGTTGATCATTCATTTCAGAGACATTC aTAAAAAGGCGCAAGGAGGTGGTCCtg ATCCCATGAATGCCCTGACAAATCTCCCAGGTGTTCCAGGGGTTCCTGGGGGCATCGGTATGGGGCCTCGGCCACCTGGTGCGCCCATGGGTGGCATGGGGCAGATGCAAATGGGTCAGCATGCCGTGGCTGGAAATCCTCAATCGA TAGGAGGTCCAGGGCAGATGCAGATGCAGCAGATTGCCCAGCAGCAGGCCCAGCAGCAGTCCATCCAGTTCCAGCAGTTCCAGGCACAGCAGCAACAGACAGCCAtgcaacaacagcaacagacGGCCATGCAGCAGCAGACAGCAATGCAACAACAGACAGCCATACAGCAGCAGCAGTTTCAGGTCCAGCAGCAGATGAAGCTGCAACAATTACAGCAGCAACACCATCAGAACCAACAGCTCCAACAGCAGCACCAAAACCAGCAGCAACAGCAGGCCCAAAACCAGCAACAACAGAACCAG ATGCACCCATCAAGGCACCAGCAACAGCAGATTCAGTTACAACTCCAACAGCAGCATGCACAGTCCATCCAGCACATGgtccagcaacaacagcagcaacaggttCAGTCTCAGTCTCAGCCCCAGCCGACCCAGCTGCCCCCCCACTCCCAGCAGCAGCAGGGCATGGTGCCCCAGTCTCTGGCTGGGCAGATGGCCCCCACACAGCATGTGCCCATCAGCTCGCtcagtcagcagcagcagcaacagcagcagctcaAGATCCAAGCCTTGCAG GCTAGAGCattgcagcaacagcagcagcagcaagtcCAGCAGGCCCAGCAGGCAGCGCAGCAAGCCCAACAGGCGGCGGCTCAGGCCCAGCTAGCGGCAGCTGTACCTGGCCAG ATGATGATGCCCCGCATTGGGATGCAAATTCCACCCCGGTTGCCCCGCGCTGCCTCGAACCCCGCCATACCTCCAAACTCTGCTGCCGTGGGAGGACAGCAGTTACCACAG GTGCAGCAGCACCAGATGATGTCATCGCCCTCGCCGGTACAGGTGCAGACACCCCAGTCcatgcccccccctccccagccACAGCCATCGCCACAGCCCCCATCTTCCCAGCCAAACTCAGTCAG TTCTGGTCCCACACCATCGCCGGGGGGCTTCCAGCCTAGCCCGTCCCCCCAGCCCTCACATAGCCCAGCCACCGCACGCACCCCGCAGAACTATGGTGTCCCCTCCCCAGGACCTCTCAACACTCCAG GGAACCCCAGTTCAGTGATAAGTCCAGTCGGGGCCTCTCAACTGGAGGACCAGCAGTACATGGAGAAACTCAAACAGCTTTCCAAATACATCGAGCCGCTGCGCAGGATGATCAACAAGATAGACAAAAACGAAG ATAGGAAAAAGGACCTGAGTAAGATGAAGAGCCTGCTGAACATTCTCACtgaccccagcacaag GTGTCCTCTCAGGACCTTACAGAAGTGTGAGATAGCACTGGAGAAACTGAAGAATGATATGGCTGTG CCGACACCACCCCCTCCACCTGTGCCCTGCACCAAGCAGCAGTACCTATGCCAGCCCCTCTTGGATGCCGTCATGGCAAACATCCGCTCTCCTGTCTTCAACCATTCCCTGTACCGTACCTTTGCCCCAGCCATGACAGCCATCCACGGGCCGCCAATCAC GGGACCCACCATCGTGGCCCGGAAGAGGAAACACGAGGATGATGACCGCCAGACAATCCCCAACATCCTGCAGGGGGAGGTGGCCCGCCTCAATGCTAAGTTCCTGGTCAACCTGGACCCCTCATTCTGCAGTAACAACGGCACGGTGCATCTAATCTGTAAACTAG ACGACAAGAACCTGCCAAGTGTGCCACCTCTCCAGCTCAGCATCCCTGCAGACTACCCAGACCAAAGCCCTCAGTGGGCAGACGATGGGCAAGTGTATG GTGCCAACCCCTTCCTAAAGAACGTTCACAGAAATATGACCTCCAAACTCCTACAGCTCCCAGACAAGCACTCTGTGACTGCACTGCTCAATACCTGGGCCCAGAGTGTCAGACAAGCCTGTCTTTCTGCAGCGTAG
- the LOC111961673 gene encoding mediator of RNA polymerase II transcription subunit 15 isoform X2: MCKPHSDLRKAAIRNTASSLPEIYTKKKTSAMEVPGLDSDWRSPAFRQKVVAQIEEAMRKAGTAHTKSSNDMENHVYVKAKSREEYLSLVARLIIHFRDIHKKAQGGGPDPMNALTNLPGVPGVPGGIGMGPRPPGAPMGGMGQMQMGQHAVAGNPQSRGPGQMQMQQIAQQQAQQQSIQFQQFQAQQQQTAMQQQQQTAMQQQTAMQQQTAIQQQQFQVQQQMKLQQLQQQHHQNQQLQQQHQNQQQQQAQNQQQQNQMHPSRHQQQQIQLQLQQQHAQSIQHMVQQQQQQQVQSQSQPQPTQLPPHSQQQQGMVPQSLAGQMAPTQHVPISSLSQQQQQQQQLKIQALQARALQQQQQQQVQQAQQAAQQAQQAAAQAQLAAAVPGQMMMPRIGMQIPPRLPRAASNPAIPPNSAAVGGQQLPQVQQHQMMSSPSPVQVQTPQSMPPPPQPQPSPQPPSSQPNSVSSSGPTPSPGGFQPSPSPQPSHSPATARTPQNYGVPSPGPLNTPGNPSSVISPVGASQLEDQQYMEKLKQLSKYIEPLRRMINKIDKNEDRKKDLSKMKSLLNILTDPSTRCPLRTLQKCEIALEKLKNDMAVPTPPPPPVPCTKQQYLCQPLLDAVMANIRSPVFNHSLYRTFAPAMTAIHGPPITGPTIVARKRKHEDDDRQTIPNILQGEVARLNAKFLVNLDPSFCSNNGTVHLICKLDDKNLPSVPPLQLSIPADYPDQSPQWADDGQVYGANPFLKNVHRNMTSKLLQLPDKHSVTALLNTWAQSVRQACLSAA; encoded by the exons ATGTGCAAACCGCACTCCGACCTGCGAAAGGCAGCAATACGCAACACAGCGTCTAGTCTGCCGGAAATTTACACGAAGAAGAAGACGTCTGCAATGGAGGTCCCAGGACTAGATAGCGACTGGAGAAGCCCTGCATTCCGACAGAAAGTTGTTGCACAAAT TGAAGAGGCGATGAGAAAGGCTGGGACTGCACACACAAAGTCCAGCAATGATATGGAGAACCATGTCTATGTCAAAGCCAAATCTAGA GAAGAATACTTGTCCCTGGTAGCAAGGTTGATCATTCATTTCAGAGACATTC aTAAAAAGGCGCAAGGAGGTGGTCCtg ATCCCATGAATGCCCTGACAAATCTCCCAGGTGTTCCAGGGGTTCCTGGGGGCATCGGTATGGGGCCTCGGCCACCTGGTGCGCCCATGGGTGGCATGGGGCAGATGCAAATGGGTCAGCATGCCGTGGCTGGAAATCCTCAATCGA GAGGTCCAGGGCAGATGCAGATGCAGCAGATTGCCCAGCAGCAGGCCCAGCAGCAGTCCATCCAGTTCCAGCAGTTCCAGGCACAGCAGCAACAGACAGCCAtgcaacaacagcaacagacGGCCATGCAGCAGCAGACAGCAATGCAACAACAGACAGCCATACAGCAGCAGCAGTTTCAGGTCCAGCAGCAGATGAAGCTGCAACAATTACAGCAGCAACACCATCAGAACCAACAGCTCCAACAGCAGCACCAAAACCAGCAGCAACAGCAGGCCCAAAACCAGCAACAACAGAACCAG ATGCACCCATCAAGGCACCAGCAACAGCAGATTCAGTTACAACTCCAACAGCAGCATGCACAGTCCATCCAGCACATGgtccagcaacaacagcagcaacaggttCAGTCTCAGTCTCAGCCCCAGCCGACCCAGCTGCCCCCCCACTCCCAGCAGCAGCAGGGCATGGTGCCCCAGTCTCTGGCTGGGCAGATGGCCCCCACACAGCATGTGCCCATCAGCTCGCtcagtcagcagcagcagcaacagcagcagctcaAGATCCAAGCCTTGCAG GCTAGAGCattgcagcaacagcagcagcagcaagtcCAGCAGGCCCAGCAGGCAGCGCAGCAAGCCCAACAGGCGGCGGCTCAGGCCCAGCTAGCGGCAGCTGTACCTGGCCAG ATGATGATGCCCCGCATTGGGATGCAAATTCCACCCCGGTTGCCCCGCGCTGCCTCGAACCCCGCCATACCTCCAAACTCTGCTGCCGTGGGAGGACAGCAGTTACCACAG GTGCAGCAGCACCAGATGATGTCATCGCCCTCGCCGGTACAGGTGCAGACACCCCAGTCcatgcccccccctccccagccACAGCCATCGCCACAGCCCCCATCTTCCCAGCCAAACTCAGTCAG CAGTTCTGGTCCCACACCATCGCCGGGGGGCTTCCAGCCTAGCCCGTCCCCCCAGCCCTCACATAGCCCAGCCACCGCACGCACCCCGCAGAACTATGGTGTCCCCTCCCCAGGACCTCTCAACACTCCAG GGAACCCCAGTTCAGTGATAAGTCCAGTCGGGGCCTCTCAACTGGAGGACCAGCAGTACATGGAGAAACTCAAACAGCTTTCCAAATACATCGAGCCGCTGCGCAGGATGATCAACAAGATAGACAAAAACGAAG ATAGGAAAAAGGACCTGAGTAAGATGAAGAGCCTGCTGAACATTCTCACtgaccccagcacaag GTGTCCTCTCAGGACCTTACAGAAGTGTGAGATAGCACTGGAGAAACTGAAGAATGATATGGCTGTG CCGACACCACCCCCTCCACCTGTGCCCTGCACCAAGCAGCAGTACCTATGCCAGCCCCTCTTGGATGCCGTCATGGCAAACATCCGCTCTCCTGTCTTCAACCATTCCCTGTACCGTACCTTTGCCCCAGCCATGACAGCCATCCACGGGCCGCCAATCAC GGGACCCACCATCGTGGCCCGGAAGAGGAAACACGAGGATGATGACCGCCAGACAATCCCCAACATCCTGCAGGGGGAGGTGGCCCGCCTCAATGCTAAGTTCCTGGTCAACCTGGACCCCTCATTCTGCAGTAACAACGGCACGGTGCATCTAATCTGTAAACTAG ACGACAAGAACCTGCCAAGTGTGCCACCTCTCCAGCTCAGCATCCCTGCAGACTACCCAGACCAAAGCCCTCAGTGGGCAGACGATGGGCAAGTGTATG GTGCCAACCCCTTCCTAAAGAACGTTCACAGAAATATGACCTCCAAACTCCTACAGCTCCCAGACAAGCACTCTGTGACTGCACTGCTCAATACCTGGGCCCAGAGTGTCAGACAAGCCTGTCTTTCTGCAGCGTAG
- the LOC111961673 gene encoding mediator of RNA polymerase II transcription subunit 15 isoform X1 — MCKPHSDLRKAAIRNTASSLPEIYTKKKTSAMEVPGLDSDWRSPAFRQKVVAQIEEAMRKAGTAHTKSSNDMENHVYVKAKSREEYLSLVARLIIHFRDIHKKAQGGGPDPMNALTNLPGVPGVPGGIGMGPRPPGAPMGGMGQMQMGQHAVAGNPQSIGGPGQMQMQQIAQQQAQQQSIQFQQFQAQQQQTAMQQQQQTAMQQQTAMQQQTAIQQQQFQVQQQMKLQQLQQQHHQNQQLQQQHQNQQQQQAQNQQQQNQMHPSRHQQQQIQLQLQQQHAQSIQHMVQQQQQQQVQSQSQPQPTQLPPHSQQQQGMVPQSLAGQMAPTQHVPISSLSQQQQQQQQLKIQALQARALQQQQQQQVQQAQQAAQQAQQAAAQAQLAAAVPGQMMMPRIGMQIPPRLPRAASNPAIPPNSAAVGGQQLPQVQQHQMMSSPSPVQVQTPQSMPPPPQPQPSPQPPSSQPNSVSSSGPTPSPGGFQPSPSPQPSHSPATARTPQNYGVPSPGPLNTPGNPSSVISPVGASQLEDQQYMEKLKQLSKYIEPLRRMINKIDKNEDRKKDLSKMKSLLNILTDPSTRCPLRTLQKCEIALEKLKNDMAVPTPPPPPVPCTKQQYLCQPLLDAVMANIRSPVFNHSLYRTFAPAMTAIHGPPITGPTIVARKRKHEDDDRQTIPNILQGEVARLNAKFLVNLDPSFCSNNGTVHLICKLDDKNLPSVPPLQLSIPADYPDQSPQWADDGQVYGANPFLKNVHRNMTSKLLQLPDKHSVTALLNTWAQSVRQACLSAA, encoded by the exons ATGTGCAAACCGCACTCCGACCTGCGAAAGGCAGCAATACGCAACACAGCGTCTAGTCTGCCGGAAATTTACACGAAGAAGAAGACGTCTGCAATGGAGGTCCCAGGACTAGATAGCGACTGGAGAAGCCCTGCATTCCGACAGAAAGTTGTTGCACAAAT TGAAGAGGCGATGAGAAAGGCTGGGACTGCACACACAAAGTCCAGCAATGATATGGAGAACCATGTCTATGTCAAAGCCAAATCTAGA GAAGAATACTTGTCCCTGGTAGCAAGGTTGATCATTCATTTCAGAGACATTC aTAAAAAGGCGCAAGGAGGTGGTCCtg ATCCCATGAATGCCCTGACAAATCTCCCAGGTGTTCCAGGGGTTCCTGGGGGCATCGGTATGGGGCCTCGGCCACCTGGTGCGCCCATGGGTGGCATGGGGCAGATGCAAATGGGTCAGCATGCCGTGGCTGGAAATCCTCAATCGA TAGGAGGTCCAGGGCAGATGCAGATGCAGCAGATTGCCCAGCAGCAGGCCCAGCAGCAGTCCATCCAGTTCCAGCAGTTCCAGGCACAGCAGCAACAGACAGCCAtgcaacaacagcaacagacGGCCATGCAGCAGCAGACAGCAATGCAACAACAGACAGCCATACAGCAGCAGCAGTTTCAGGTCCAGCAGCAGATGAAGCTGCAACAATTACAGCAGCAACACCATCAGAACCAACAGCTCCAACAGCAGCACCAAAACCAGCAGCAACAGCAGGCCCAAAACCAGCAACAACAGAACCAG ATGCACCCATCAAGGCACCAGCAACAGCAGATTCAGTTACAACTCCAACAGCAGCATGCACAGTCCATCCAGCACATGgtccagcaacaacagcagcaacaggttCAGTCTCAGTCTCAGCCCCAGCCGACCCAGCTGCCCCCCCACTCCCAGCAGCAGCAGGGCATGGTGCCCCAGTCTCTGGCTGGGCAGATGGCCCCCACACAGCATGTGCCCATCAGCTCGCtcagtcagcagcagcagcaacagcagcagctcaAGATCCAAGCCTTGCAG GCTAGAGCattgcagcaacagcagcagcagcaagtcCAGCAGGCCCAGCAGGCAGCGCAGCAAGCCCAACAGGCGGCGGCTCAGGCCCAGCTAGCGGCAGCTGTACCTGGCCAG ATGATGATGCCCCGCATTGGGATGCAAATTCCACCCCGGTTGCCCCGCGCTGCCTCGAACCCCGCCATACCTCCAAACTCTGCTGCCGTGGGAGGACAGCAGTTACCACAG GTGCAGCAGCACCAGATGATGTCATCGCCCTCGCCGGTACAGGTGCAGACACCCCAGTCcatgcccccccctccccagccACAGCCATCGCCACAGCCCCCATCTTCCCAGCCAAACTCAGTCAG CAGTTCTGGTCCCACACCATCGCCGGGGGGCTTCCAGCCTAGCCCGTCCCCCCAGCCCTCACATAGCCCAGCCACCGCACGCACCCCGCAGAACTATGGTGTCCCCTCCCCAGGACCTCTCAACACTCCAG GGAACCCCAGTTCAGTGATAAGTCCAGTCGGGGCCTCTCAACTGGAGGACCAGCAGTACATGGAGAAACTCAAACAGCTTTCCAAATACATCGAGCCGCTGCGCAGGATGATCAACAAGATAGACAAAAACGAAG ATAGGAAAAAGGACCTGAGTAAGATGAAGAGCCTGCTGAACATTCTCACtgaccccagcacaag GTGTCCTCTCAGGACCTTACAGAAGTGTGAGATAGCACTGGAGAAACTGAAGAATGATATGGCTGTG CCGACACCACCCCCTCCACCTGTGCCCTGCACCAAGCAGCAGTACCTATGCCAGCCCCTCTTGGATGCCGTCATGGCAAACATCCGCTCTCCTGTCTTCAACCATTCCCTGTACCGTACCTTTGCCCCAGCCATGACAGCCATCCACGGGCCGCCAATCAC GGGACCCACCATCGTGGCCCGGAAGAGGAAACACGAGGATGATGACCGCCAGACAATCCCCAACATCCTGCAGGGGGAGGTGGCCCGCCTCAATGCTAAGTTCCTGGTCAACCTGGACCCCTCATTCTGCAGTAACAACGGCACGGTGCATCTAATCTGTAAACTAG ACGACAAGAACCTGCCAAGTGTGCCACCTCTCCAGCTCAGCATCCCTGCAGACTACCCAGACCAAAGCCCTCAGTGGGCAGACGATGGGCAAGTGTATG GTGCCAACCCCTTCCTAAAGAACGTTCACAGAAATATGACCTCCAAACTCCTACAGCTCCCAGACAAGCACTCTGTGACTGCACTGCTCAATACCTGGGCCCAGAGTGTCAGACAAGCCTGTCTTTCTGCAGCGTAG